From a region of the Alnus glutinosa chromosome 1, dhAlnGlut1.1, whole genome shotgun sequence genome:
- the LOC133859207 gene encoding uncharacterized protein LOC133859207, with translation MKSNVQLRRDDSDDEVPIAATMLVGFLDMDSSSQTVPPSELEVNYSQIMEALAAIQGGMSAMQLISNCVSSSWFSVVMNGTSKGFLKPGRGLRQGDPLSPYLFILVEEVFSRLLRKKVQDGTIGYYLQPRKGPLISHLLYANDMVIFSTGRKKDVRSILEVLDIYAQWSSQVVNASKSSIFFSNRLPDSRRQELIRVSGFSMGIFPTRYLGVPIFSGRVKSWYFDDLLVKISKTIEGWKMRYLSAGARLLLIKHVLSSWLGSSEGRPKRKWVSWESVCRPVDEGGAWGSEILWMSTAPFNPNLPGNSSRRIPYGHISLKPSSRFWKMLIKAVPLVIDKSVWSVKDGNLSFWRDKWMESGPICQNVQISDLPFLKMKDCMVEHSWDVDLVVQLVGQEVVEDIFSQIDGT, from the exons atgaagtccaatgtgCAGCTGCGGagggatgactccgatgatgaggtgcccatagcTGCTACCATGCTTGTTGGTTTTTTGGATATGGATTCATCCTCCCAGACCGTCCCACCATCTGAGCTGGAGGTCAACTAttcacagatcatggaggcaCTTGCTGCCATTCAGGGGGGAATGAGTGCTATGCAG CTGATTTCCAactgtgtttcttcttcttggttctCTGTGGTTATGAATGGCACTTCTAAAGGTTTTTTAAAGCCTGGTAGGGGTCTTCGCCAGGGGGATCCTTTatccccttatttatttattttggtggaGGAGGTGTTTTCAAGATTGTTGCGGAAGAAAGTTCAGGATGGGACTATTGGATATTATTTGCAGCCTAGAAAGGGCCCGTTAATATCCCATTTGCTTTATGCGAATGATATGGTTATTTTTTCGACTGGTAGAAAGAAAGATGTGAGGAGCATTTTAGAAGTTCTTGATATCTATGCCCAGTGGTCTAGTCAAGTGGTCAACGCCTCGAAGTCATCTATATTTTTCTCCAACCGTTTACCAGATTCTAGGCGTCAGGAGCTGATTAGAGTATCTGGTTTTTCGATGGGGATTTTCCCAACGCGATATTTGGGGGTTCCCATTTTCTCTGGTAGGGTTAAATCTTGGTATTTTGATGACTTGTtggttaaaatttctaaaacaatTGAGGGTTGGAAGATGAGATATCTTTCTGCTGGTGCCAGATTACTTCTGATTAAGCACGTTCTTTCAAGTTGGCTG GGTTCGTCTGAAGGAAGGCCAAAGAGGAAATGGGTGAGTTGGGAATCTGTTTGCAGGCCCGTGGATGAAGGCGGGGCATGGGGATCAGAAATATTATGGATGTCTACAGCTCCCTTCAATCCAAATTTGCCTGGAAATTCCTCTCGGAGGATACCTTATGGTCACATTTCTTTAAAGCCAA GCTCTAGATTTTGGAAAATGCTTATTAAAGCAGTTCCCCTGGTTATTGACAAATCCGTATGGAGTGTGAAAGACGGGAACCTATCATTTTGGCGGGATAAGTGGATGGAGTCGGGTCCTATATGTCAGAATGTTCAGATATCTGATTTGCCTTTCTTAAAAATGAAAGATTGCATGGTGGAACATAGTTGGGATGTGGACTTGGTTGTTCAGTTAGTGGGTCAAGAGGTTGTTGAGGATATTTTCTCTCAGATTGATGGCACTTAA